One window of the uncultured Paludibaculum sp. genome contains the following:
- the recR gene encoding recombination mediator RecR — MPDFAEPLARLIQEVKRLPGIGQKSAQRIAFHILRTSREDVDRLTAALVDVKEKLGLCVICNNISDGEKCVYCRDPHRDRHRICVVEEPHNIVPIETTRTFEGLYHVLHGSISPLRGIGPEQLRIKQLLERLVDSEMEEIILATNPTVEGEATAVYLARLLKPLGIKVTRIAMGIPVGSDLEYADEVTMSKSLENRREM, encoded by the coding sequence ATGCCCGATTTCGCGGAACCGCTGGCCCGGCTGATCCAGGAAGTGAAGCGTCTGCCCGGCATCGGTCAGAAGTCGGCGCAGCGCATCGCCTTTCACATCCTGCGGACTTCGCGCGAGGACGTCGACCGGCTGACGGCGGCCTTGGTCGACGTGAAGGAAAAATTGGGGTTGTGCGTCATCTGCAACAACATCAGCGATGGCGAGAAGTGCGTGTACTGCCGCGATCCGCATCGCGACCGGCACCGGATTTGCGTGGTGGAAGAGCCGCACAACATCGTACCCATCGAGACGACGCGCACTTTTGAGGGGCTGTACCACGTTCTGCACGGCAGCATCAGCCCGCTGCGAGGCATCGGTCCGGAGCAGCTCCGCATCAAGCAGTTGCTGGAACGTCTGGTGGACAGCGAGATGGAAGAGATCATCCTGGCCACCAACCCGACAGTGGAAGGCGAGGCCACGGCGGTCTACCTGGCGCGCCTGCTGAAGCCTCTGGGGATCAAAGTGACGCGCATCGCCATGGGCATTCCGGTGGGCAGCGACCTGGAGTACGCCGATGAAGTGACGATGTCGAAGTCGCTGGAAAACCGGAGGGAAATGTGA
- the mtaB gene encoding tRNA (N(6)-L-threonylcarbamoyladenosine(37)-C(2))-methylthiotransferase MtaB, with protein sequence MKKFYIQNFGCRATQADGAALEGLLEKQGLAAADAAHSADLVILNTCTVTSSADDDVRKSIHRVHRENPEARILVTGCYAQRAPEELSRIPGVTWVVGNSHKTEIPGLLPRFDQPEYHGQILVGDISAATGFLSSPVDDAFGDRTRPNLKIQEGCNNVCTFCIIPSVRGRSRSMPLEQVLGELRGLAGNYREVVLTGINLGRWGREAGFRPGGRMRLSDLLRIVLRETEVHRLRISSVEPMDFTDELIELMASSPRIAPHVHAPLQSASDTVLKRMKRRYRARHYEDRLRRAHSLLPNAAFGADVMTGFPGETDDEFQQTYDFIERLPFTYLHVFTYSERPGTPAIAHAAPVPHPVRKQRTRLLRDLAARKNLAFRQAQQGKVLSAVTLDNGRALTGNYLGVEMAQPRGANQLVDLTIGGLTNNGLAEAGFVPAPVAPQPVFAILT encoded by the coding sequence GTGAAGAAGTTCTACATCCAGAATTTCGGCTGCCGCGCCACGCAGGCCGACGGCGCCGCTCTGGAGGGTCTGCTGGAGAAGCAGGGCCTGGCCGCCGCCGATGCCGCCCACTCCGCCGACCTCGTGATCCTCAACACCTGCACCGTCACTTCCTCCGCGGATGACGACGTCCGCAAGAGCATTCATCGCGTCCACCGCGAGAACCCCGAGGCGCGTATCCTCGTCACCGGCTGCTATGCACAGCGCGCACCGGAGGAGCTCAGCCGGATACCTGGCGTCACCTGGGTGGTGGGCAATTCGCACAAGACCGAAATTCCAGGTCTCCTGCCGCGCTTCGATCAGCCCGAGTATCACGGGCAGATTCTGGTGGGCGACATCTCCGCTGCCACGGGTTTTCTCTCATCGCCGGTCGATGACGCCTTCGGCGACCGGACGCGCCCCAACCTGAAGATCCAGGAGGGCTGCAACAATGTATGCACCTTCTGTATCATCCCCTCGGTGCGCGGCCGCTCGCGCAGTATGCCGCTGGAGCAGGTTCTTGGCGAGCTGCGCGGCCTGGCCGGTAACTACCGCGAGGTGGTCCTCACCGGGATCAATCTCGGGCGCTGGGGCAGGGAAGCCGGCTTTCGGCCCGGCGGCCGCATGCGGCTGTCCGATCTCCTGCGGATCGTACTGAGAGAGACCGAGGTTCACCGTCTCCGCATCAGCTCCGTGGAGCCCATGGACTTCACCGACGAACTGATCGAGCTCATGGCCTCATCCCCCCGCATCGCTCCGCATGTGCATGCGCCGCTGCAGTCGGCGTCCGATACGGTGCTCAAGCGCATGAAACGCCGCTATCGCGCGCGCCACTATGAGGACCGCCTGCGGCGCGCTCATTCGCTGCTGCCCAATGCCGCGTTTGGGGCTGATGTCATGACCGGCTTCCCCGGCGAGACGGACGACGAGTTCCAGCAGACCTACGATTTCATCGAACGGCTGCCGTTCACTTACCTGCACGTCTTCACTTACTCGGAACGGCCCGGGACGCCCGCCATCGCGCACGCCGCGCCGGTTCCGCATCCGGTTCGTAAACAGCGCACACGGCTGCTGCGCGATCTGGCCGCCCGCAAGAATCTGGCGTTTCGCCAGGCCCAGCAGGGCAAGGTCCTCTCCGCTGTCACGCTCGACAACGGGCGAGCTCTGACCGGAAACTACCTCGGGGTAGAGATGGCCCAGCCGCGCGGGGCCAACCAGTTGGTGGATCTCACTATTGGTGGGCTGACCAACAATGGCCTGGCCGAGGCTGGGTTCGTTCCCGCGCCGGTTGCACCACAGCCTGTCTTTGCCATCCTCACTTAG
- a CDS encoding OmpA family protein produces MMFKTVLAALLITTFGYGQMVTGVTKDDWEEINFEFNSAVLTDGFPSMLRLAELLSKNPEYRVKLDGHTDSIGSEKYNEKLSQRRAEAVKGFLEKYGARGSQMEIVPRGKRNPRTGNNTKEGRWINRRVQVTVTDKDGKIIGAGGVGDAIRAMQAQCPDYSQTLAEILKKLDKLDDIIKMLNDLKAENGKLRSDVDALKGGTSPTQAAQIAQAAKAATPDDVQRIATKAADDAVNKAHDPRFSILGMNVGADNNRHVTFSGRGRFFAPFKENFAVQAQGEYMYFKERQEAQFDLGLVNRFTKRGQAGLFSSFKHVGLEGMQSGGTLGQASATLDYIFGRGRVGFFGSKGFLDNAVVNRTMISRNVFEEAYLRIVDQAGVSTAVTLFGKTMMEANMGMLSVHGGSNKPGGTIRFIQPISNRVAVTLEGGFNETYVGNNANGRVVAGLQFGNYVQPKDYLEMDKPIPVDVPRVRYEMLTRRVRTGNDAPIADAGPDQIGAPAGVITLDGSASFDPDGDPITFQWTQVAGPAISLTGVNAAKASFTSVEGQTYSFRLTVKDSFGLASVARVTITTRVASKVVIQKFTATPNTIKSGAASTLAWQVLNADEVEISTIGKVNNQAGTAQVSPADTTTYTLTARNKDSEVSDTVTVTVERPTIRIVSFRAAPENINLGDASNLVWETENADSVSITSIGVVQVTGTTSVSPKETTTYTLTATNKFGSVNATATVTVNKPGAPKILSFSGSPLEIGQGESSTLTWEVQGATEVNISHVGSQTLKGSTSVTPSTTTTYILTAKNAGGEATASVTITVIAKPTVTFTANPMVTAKPGDPSRLTWTTSGATNVSISGIGSVALNGSVDVNPQADTTYTLTASNGKFTTTQTVTVKVTPVDVVKPPVVNVNTPDYIETLYREIEIDASGSTDPQGLPLTYKWEQVGQANNNGSAAIWSPTSPTTRIQLYGTYGDYIFRITVTNSKGASTSKDIRVRFILTRRP; encoded by the coding sequence ATGATGTTCAAAACAGTGCTAGCGGCGCTTCTGATAACCACGTTCGGCTACGGCCAGATGGTTACAGGAGTTACCAAGGATGATTGGGAGGAGATCAACTTTGAGTTCAATTCGGCGGTCCTCACCGATGGTTTCCCCAGCATGCTACGGCTGGCGGAACTGTTGAGCAAGAACCCCGAATACCGAGTGAAGCTGGACGGCCACACCGATTCCATCGGTTCCGAAAAATACAACGAGAAACTCTCCCAACGGCGCGCGGAAGCCGTCAAAGGTTTTCTCGAAAAGTACGGCGCGCGAGGCAGCCAAATGGAGATCGTGCCCCGTGGCAAGCGCAATCCAAGGACCGGGAATAATACCAAGGAAGGCCGCTGGATCAATCGCCGCGTGCAGGTGACCGTCACTGATAAGGACGGCAAGATCATCGGCGCCGGCGGAGTGGGCGACGCCATCCGGGCCATGCAAGCCCAGTGTCCAGACTACTCACAGACTCTGGCCGAGATTCTAAAGAAGCTCGACAAGCTCGACGACATCATCAAAATGTTGAACGATCTCAAGGCGGAGAATGGCAAGCTTCGCTCCGATGTCGACGCCCTGAAGGGCGGTACGAGCCCGACGCAGGCCGCTCAAATCGCACAGGCAGCCAAGGCCGCGACGCCGGATGATGTGCAGCGCATCGCCACGAAGGCGGCCGATGATGCCGTCAACAAGGCCCATGATCCGCGCTTCTCCATCCTTGGGATGAACGTTGGCGCCGACAACAACCGCCACGTCACGTTCTCCGGCCGCGGCCGCTTCTTCGCGCCGTTCAAGGAGAATTTCGCCGTCCAGGCGCAGGGCGAGTACATGTATTTCAAGGAGCGCCAGGAAGCGCAGTTCGACCTCGGTCTCGTCAACCGCTTCACCAAACGAGGACAGGCTGGGTTGTTCAGCAGCTTCAAACATGTCGGTCTGGAAGGCATGCAAAGCGGCGGCACTCTCGGTCAGGCTTCGGCCACACTCGACTACATCTTCGGCCGTGGCCGGGTGGGCTTCTTCGGATCGAAGGGCTTCCTGGACAACGCCGTGGTCAATCGCACAATGATCTCGCGTAATGTCTTTGAAGAGGCTTACCTGCGCATCGTCGATCAAGCCGGCGTATCCACCGCCGTCACCCTCTTCGGCAAGACCATGATGGAAGCCAACATGGGCATGTTGTCCGTGCATGGCGGCTCCAACAAGCCGGGCGGCACCATTCGCTTCATTCAGCCCATCAGCAACCGCGTGGCTGTTACCCTCGAGGGCGGCTTCAACGAGACCTACGTCGGCAACAACGCCAACGGGCGTGTTGTTGCGGGCCTCCAGTTCGGCAACTACGTCCAGCCCAAGGACTACCTGGAGATGGATAAGCCCATCCCCGTCGATGTCCCGCGTGTCCGCTATGAGATGCTCACGCGCCGCGTGCGCACGGGCAACGACGCTCCAATCGCCGACGCGGGCCCCGATCAGATCGGTGCTCCGGCCGGCGTCATCACGCTCGATGGCTCGGCTTCGTTCGATCCCGATGGCGACCCCATCACCTTCCAATGGACGCAGGTGGCTGGTCCGGCCATTTCCCTCACCGGTGTGAATGCCGCCAAGGCCTCCTTCACGAGTGTGGAAGGGCAGACGTACAGCTTCCGCCTCACCGTGAAGGACAGCTTCGGGCTCGCTTCGGTAGCTCGAGTCACCATCACGACGCGCGTCGCCTCCAAGGTGGTCATCCAGAAGTTCACAGCGACCCCGAACACCATCAAGTCCGGCGCGGCTTCAACCCTCGCCTGGCAGGTGCTGAATGCCGATGAGGTGGAGATCAGCACCATCGGCAAGGTGAACAACCAGGCCGGGACGGCCCAGGTTTCTCCGGCCGATACCACCACATACACCTTGACCGCGCGCAACAAGGATAGTGAGGTCAGCGACACGGTCACTGTTACCGTTGAGCGGCCCACCATCCGCATCGTCAGCTTCCGCGCAGCGCCCGAGAACATCAACCTGGGCGACGCCTCGAACCTGGTATGGGAGACCGAGAACGCCGACAGTGTGTCGATCACTTCCATCGGCGTTGTCCAGGTGACAGGCACCACCTCGGTCAGCCCCAAGGAGACTACCACCTACACGTTGACCGCGACGAACAAGTTCGGCTCGGTCAATGCCACGGCTACGGTGACGGTGAATAAGCCCGGTGCTCCGAAGATACTCAGTTTCAGCGGTAGCCCGCTCGAGATTGGGCAGGGGGAGAGTTCCACTCTCACCTGGGAAGTCCAGGGCGCGACTGAGGTGAATATCAGCCATGTGGGGTCGCAGACCCTGAAGGGCTCCACTTCGGTGACGCCAAGCACGACCACCACTTATATCCTCACCGCCAAGAATGCCGGAGGGGAAGCCACGGCTAGCGTGACCATCACAGTGATCGCCAAACCCACCGTGACCTTCACTGCCAATCCGATGGTTACCGCGAAACCGGGTGACCCGTCGCGCCTGACCTGGACAACCAGCGGCGCAACTAACGTCAGTATCAGCGGCATCGGTTCCGTGGCCCTGAATGGGTCAGTGGACGTCAACCCACAGGCCGACACCACCTACACCCTCACCGCGTCGAACGGCAAATTCACGACGACGCAGACGGTTACCGTGAAGGTGACGCCGGTCGATGTCGTGAAGCCGCCTGTTGTTAACGTGAATACGCCGGACTACATCGAGACCCTGTATCGCGAGATCGAGATCGACGCGTCCGGCAGCACGGACCCTCAAGGCCTTCCACTTACCTACAAGTGGGAGCAGGTGGGCCAGGCCAATAACAACGGGTCAGCTGCCATCTGGAGTCCCACGTCGCCTACCACGCGCATTCAACTGTATGGCACCTATGGCGACTATATTTTCCGTATCACGGTGACAAACAGCAAGGGTGCCAGCACCTCCAAGGACATCCGGGTTCGGTTCATCCTCACCCGCCGTCCCTAG
- a CDS encoding nucleoside monophosphate kinase has product MIRLWCLLLILAMSGQAQSPGKGLVLVLIGPPGSGKTTQAEFLTKKFHISVLAAGSWMSDEQFDARLKILNTGKGFIIDGYPATHAQAQHLAAVVKGLNLPAPVIIQLDVPDDVVRQRMTGKEKPEVLEKRLSDYHKEMDLIRAYYPQADIWSVIGTRSPQEVSKTIEMLIQDRRQ; this is encoded by the coding sequence ATGATCCGCCTTTGGTGCCTGCTTTTGATCCTTGCGATGAGCGGCCAGGCGCAATCCCCCGGCAAGGGATTGGTGCTCGTCCTCATTGGCCCGCCAGGTAGCGGAAAGACCACCCAGGCTGAATTCTTAACGAAGAAGTTTCATATTTCGGTCCTGGCCGCGGGCAGTTGGATGTCCGATGAGCAGTTTGATGCGCGCCTCAAGATCCTCAACACCGGCAAGGGCTTCATCATCGATGGCTACCCCGCCACGCACGCCCAGGCTCAGCATCTTGCCGCCGTCGTTAAGGGCTTGAATCTACCGGCGCCGGTCATCATCCAACTGGACGTGCCCGACGACGTGGTGCGTCAGCGAATGACTGGTAAGGAGAAACCAGAAGTGCTGGAGAAGCGTCTGTCCGACTACCACAAGGAGATGGATCTCATCCGCGCCTACTACCCGCAGGCCGACATCTGGAGCGTCATCGGCACCCGATCGCCCCAGGAAGTATCCAAGACGATCGAAATGCTCATCCAAGATCGCCGACAGTGA
- a CDS encoding glucosidase produces the protein MAANKGSEERQRLAEAASKATPWKKWGPYLSERQWGTVREDYSDNGNAWDYFTHDQARSRAYRWGEDGLAGISDDKQRLCFALALWNGRDPILKERLFGLTNSEGNHGEDVKEYYFYLDSTPTHSYMKYLYKYPQAEFPYADLVKTNRTRTRLDFEYELLDTGVFDEQRYFDVFVEYAKAEAEDITIRITVANRGPEAASLDVLPTLWFRNTWSYGARQHRPSMEGQASRITADHPDLGRFHLHCPQADALLFTENDTNTKRLWRLANPSPYVKDAFHHYLVDGDREAVNPAQVGTKAAALHRLTVEAGGEAVIHLRLTRDELAPARADDVFSTRIAEANDFYDLITPDGLDADQGRVMRQALAGMLWTKQYYFFDLDVWLEEHNAHPSARPRRMLVRNSNWFHMVNDDIISMPDKWEYPWYAAWDLAFHTTALAMVDLDFAKDQLDLMLRELYLHPNGQMPAYEWNFGDVNPPVHAWATLFVYSLEKERTGQGDFEFLKRSFHKLMLNFTWWVNRKDPGGRNVFEGGFLGLDNIGVFDRSSALPTGGYLEQADGTAWMALFAQNLFEISMELAEHDVMYEDFAAKFVEHFLWIASAMDRIGDNFDEMWDEGDGFFYDLLRLPDGSAQRLKVRSLVGLLPLCASTVVSPSQANRYTVMTDRIHKFLKRHPEVLANIAPIDREGVDGRQLLSILDEKKLRRVLSKMLDENEFFGPYGIRSLSRFHKDNPFEIDVHGEAYKVQYLPAESNNGMFGGNSNWRGPVWMPVNMLIVRALLQYYLYYGDAFQVECPTGSGHMMNLFEVTQELSKRLAGIFLRGEDGRRPVYGGSKLFQEDPHWRDLILFYEYFHGDNGAGLGASHQTGWTGTVARLIQLFGHLRAKDLLEGENVRPVTADYEDPR, from the coding sequence ATGGCAGCCAATAAGGGATCTGAGGAGCGCCAGCGCCTGGCGGAGGCGGCGTCGAAGGCGACACCGTGGAAGAAGTGGGGTCCATATTTGAGCGAGCGCCAATGGGGGACCGTCCGCGAGGACTACAGCGACAACGGCAATGCATGGGACTACTTCACTCACGATCAGGCCCGGTCACGCGCCTATCGCTGGGGGGAAGATGGGCTGGCGGGCATCTCCGACGACAAGCAGAGGCTGTGTTTCGCCCTGGCACTGTGGAACGGGCGGGATCCGATCCTCAAGGAGCGCCTGTTCGGGTTGACCAACTCAGAGGGCAACCATGGCGAGGACGTGAAGGAGTACTACTTCTACCTGGACTCGACGCCGACGCACTCCTACATGAAGTACCTCTACAAGTACCCGCAGGCGGAGTTCCCCTATGCGGACCTGGTGAAGACAAACCGGACGCGCACCCGGCTGGACTTCGAGTACGAGCTCCTGGACACGGGTGTGTTCGACGAACAGCGCTATTTCGATGTCTTCGTGGAGTACGCCAAGGCGGAGGCCGAGGACATCACCATCCGGATCACGGTGGCCAATCGCGGGCCGGAGGCTGCCTCGCTCGACGTGCTGCCGACGCTGTGGTTCCGCAATACATGGTCGTACGGCGCGCGGCAGCACCGCCCGTCGATGGAGGGCCAGGCGAGCCGCATCACGGCGGACCATCCCGACCTGGGCCGCTTCCATCTGCACTGCCCGCAGGCGGATGCACTGCTGTTCACCGAGAACGACACGAACACGAAGCGGCTGTGGCGGCTGGCCAACCCATCGCCCTATGTCAAGGACGCGTTCCACCACTATCTGGTCGACGGCGACCGTGAGGCGGTGAACCCCGCGCAGGTGGGGACGAAGGCCGCCGCCCTGCACCGGTTGACCGTGGAAGCAGGCGGCGAAGCGGTGATCCACTTGCGGCTGACGCGCGACGAACTGGCTCCGGCACGGGCTGACGACGTTTTCTCCACGCGCATCGCCGAGGCCAATGACTTCTACGATCTGATCACGCCCGATGGATTGGACGCCGACCAGGGCCGTGTCATGCGCCAGGCGTTGGCGGGCATGCTGTGGACCAAGCAGTATTACTTCTTCGATCTGGACGTGTGGCTGGAGGAGCACAACGCCCACCCTTCCGCCCGGCCGCGCAGGATGCTGGTGCGGAACTCCAACTGGTTCCACATGGTGAACGACGACATCATCTCGATGCCGGATAAGTGGGAGTATCCGTGGTACGCCGCCTGGGACCTCGCTTTTCATACAACGGCCCTGGCCATGGTCGATCTGGATTTCGCCAAGGACCAGCTCGACCTCATGCTGCGGGAGCTGTACCTGCATCCCAACGGACAGATGCCCGCCTATGAGTGGAACTTTGGCGACGTGAATCCGCCGGTGCATGCCTGGGCCACGCTGTTTGTCTACAGCCTGGAGAAGGAGCGCACGGGCCAGGGTGATTTCGAGTTCCTGAAGCGCTCGTTCCACAAGCTGATGCTGAACTTCACGTGGTGGGTGAACCGGAAGGACCCGGGCGGCCGCAACGTGTTCGAGGGCGGGTTCCTGGGGCTGGACAACATCGGCGTCTTCGACCGCTCGTCGGCGCTGCCAACGGGCGGCTATCTGGAACAGGCGGATGGCACGGCGTGGATGGCTCTGTTCGCACAGAATCTGTTCGAGATATCAATGGAACTGGCCGAGCACGATGTGATGTACGAAGACTTCGCGGCCAAGTTCGTGGAGCACTTCCTGTGGATCGCCTCGGCCATGGATCGAATCGGCGACAACTTCGACGAGATGTGGGACGAGGGCGACGGGTTCTTCTACGACCTGCTGCGTCTACCGGACGGCTCGGCGCAACGACTGAAGGTCCGGTCGTTGGTGGGGCTGCTGCCTCTGTGCGCGTCGACGGTGGTCAGCCCGTCGCAGGCGAACCGGTACACGGTAATGACCGATCGGATTCACAAGTTCCTGAAACGGCATCCGGAGGTGCTGGCCAATATCGCGCCGATTGACCGGGAAGGCGTGGACGGACGGCAGTTGTTGTCGATTCTGGATGAGAAGAAGCTGCGGCGGGTGCTGTCGAAAATGCTGGATGAGAACGAGTTCTTCGGGCCGTACGGCATCCGGTCGTTGTCGCGATTCCACAAAGACAACCCGTTCGAGATCGATGTCCACGGAGAGGCGTACAAGGTGCAGTACTTGCCGGCGGAGTCGAACAACGGCATGTTCGGGGGGAACTCGAACTGGCGGGGTCCGGTGTGGATGCCGGTGAACATGCTCATCGTGCGGGCGCTGCTGCAGTATTACCTGTACTACGGGGACGCGTTCCAGGTGGAATGCCCGACGGGGTCCGGGCACATGATGAATCTCTTTGAGGTGACCCAGGAGTTGTCGAAGCGGCTCGCCGGCATCTTCCTACGCGGCGAGGATGGGCGGCGGCCTGTCTATGGCGGCAGCAAGCTCTTCCAGGAGGACCCGCATTGGCGGGACCTCATCCTGTTCTACGAGTATTTCCACGGAGACAACGGAGCCGGGCTCGGGGCCAGTCACCAGACGGGCTGGACCGGCACCGTTGCGCGGCTGATTCAGTTGTTCGGCCACCTGCGGGCCAAGGATCTGCTCGAAGGAGAGAACGTGAGGCCGGTTACCGCGGATTACGAGGATCCGCGGTAG